In Streptomyces sp. RFCAC02, the following proteins share a genomic window:
- a CDS encoding penicillin-binding transpeptidase domain-containing protein: protein MGNDAPGADAERQPGSWRTYRTKAIAGAVVVTVLAVVAVLFLRGSGSDDSGGDASAEAERFLDAWAAGDLDAAARLTDDPESAASLLESVQDNMRPESVAFDLTGEPGDAEGDGLPAGAVGVPFTATFTLQGIGEWSYGSTAVLVPDPDGGPDGDDGWTVAWGSDLVHPELAEGQTLVLSVDGPERAPVLAADGSQLAGPATVWDISVWPERLTDPEAAWEALEALDVGIDTGALADRVEAAEPDQAVAVVSLRDAAFREHEEELRAVPGLQSTETTRSLALAARPLVGSIDDAGTGVSGLQERYDEQLAGSPSAAVVIADRESGDAVDTLYTQEGGEPGTPVRTTIDPAVQRAAEEALGAVDRTGALVAVQPSTGHVLAAADWPQDDFNRSFLGQLAPGSTFKVITSAALLEGGTAPDDVLGCPEEVVVNGQRFENQGGFSLGADTTLHDAFTASCNTAFIGNRDLIDPGTLPETAQAFGIGGEWSVGAASFDGAVPAPENDNALAAALIGQGRVQASPLVMASVAATVAEGTFHQPVLVPDAVTEPYEAPAALGDETVAALRTMMRDTVTEGSASALRDVPGEPAAKTGTAEFDADGDGETSTNAWMIGYLGEGDLAFAVVLEDGGSGGSDAGPVAAAFLNAL from the coding sequence ATGGGTAACGACGCACCGGGGGCCGACGCCGAACGGCAGCCCGGCAGTTGGCGCACGTACCGGACAAAAGCCATAGCGGGCGCGGTCGTTGTGACGGTGCTCGCGGTGGTCGCGGTGCTGTTCCTGCGCGGGAGCGGATCGGACGACAGCGGCGGCGACGCCTCAGCGGAGGCCGAGAGGTTCCTCGACGCCTGGGCCGCCGGTGATCTCGACGCAGCGGCGCGCCTCACCGACGATCCGGAGTCCGCCGCGTCACTGCTGGAGTCGGTCCAGGACAACATGCGGCCCGAGTCCGTCGCGTTCGACCTGACCGGGGAGCCGGGTGACGCCGAGGGCGACGGGCTGCCGGCCGGCGCGGTCGGCGTGCCGTTCACCGCCACGTTCACGCTGCAGGGCATCGGCGAGTGGAGCTACGGCTCGACGGCCGTCCTCGTGCCCGACCCCGACGGCGGCCCGGACGGCGACGACGGCTGGACCGTCGCGTGGGGCTCCGACCTCGTCCACCCCGAACTGGCCGAAGGGCAGACCCTCGTGCTGTCCGTGGACGGCCCCGAGCGCGCTCCCGTGCTCGCCGCGGACGGCAGCCAGCTCGCCGGCCCGGCCACCGTCTGGGACATCAGCGTGTGGCCCGAGCGGCTCACCGACCCGGAGGCCGCCTGGGAGGCGCTGGAGGCGCTGGACGTCGGCATCGACACCGGCGCGCTCGCCGACCGGGTGGAGGCGGCCGAGCCGGACCAGGCCGTCGCCGTCGTCTCGCTGCGGGACGCCGCCTTCCGGGAGCACGAGGAGGAGCTGCGGGCCGTGCCCGGGCTCCAGTCCACCGAGACGACCCGGTCGCTCGCGCTGGCCGCGCGTCCGCTCGTCGGCTCGATCGACGACGCCGGAACCGGCGTCTCCGGCCTCCAGGAACGGTACGACGAGCAGCTCGCCGGCTCCCCGTCCGCCGCCGTCGTCATCGCCGACCGCGAGTCGGGCGACGCCGTGGACACCCTGTACACGCAGGAGGGCGGCGAGCCGGGGACGCCGGTGCGGACCACGATCGACCCGGCCGTGCAGCGGGCCGCCGAGGAGGCGCTCGGCGCGGTCGACCGGACGGGCGCGCTGGTCGCCGTCCAGCCCTCCACGGGCCATGTGCTGGCGGCGGCCGACTGGCCGCAGGACGACTTCAACCGGTCCTTCCTCGGGCAGCTCGCGCCGGGTTCCACGTTCAAGGTCATCACCTCGGCGGCGCTCCTGGAGGGCGGCACCGCGCCCGACGACGTGCTCGGCTGCCCGGAGGAGGTCGTCGTGAACGGCCAGCGGTTCGAGAACCAGGGCGGGTTCTCGCTGGGCGCCGACACCACGCTGCACGACGCGTTCACCGCCTCCTGCAACACCGCGTTCATCGGCAACCGCGACCTCATCGACCCCGGGACGCTGCCCGAGACGGCCCAGGCGTTCGGCATCGGCGGCGAGTGGAGCGTCGGCGCGGCCAGCTTCGACGGCGCCGTGCCCGCCCCCGAGAACGACAACGCGCTCGCCGCCGCCCTCATCGGACAGGGCCGCGTCCAGGCCAGCCCGCTCGTGATGGCGTCGGTCGCCGCCACCGTCGCCGAGGGGACCTTCCACCAGCCGGTGCTGGTGCCCGACGCCGTGACCGAGCCGTACGAGGCGCCCGCCGCCCTCGGCGACGAGACCGTCGCCGCCCTGCGCACGATGATGCGGGACACGGTCACGGAGGGCAGCGCGAGCGCGCTGCGCGACGTGCCGGGGGAGCCGGCCGCGAAGACCGGTACCGCCGAGTTCGACGCGGACGGGGACGGGGAGACGTCCACCAACGCCTGGATGATCGGCTACCTCGGCGAGGGCGACCTCGCGTTCGCCGTCGTCCTGGAGGACGGCGGGTCGGGCGGCTCGGACGCCGGGCCGGTCGCCGCCGCGTTCCTGAACGCCCTGTGA
- a CDS encoding helix-turn-helix transcriptional regulator — MIHPTDSIARIAARAGLTPEDVANAESRLSALGLLRPSPSGGRVAISPESAADALLAPVEQEIMERRIAMAATRARLHALSGDYLEARSLRSVKSSIEIVEGLDNIRAVIEDLGRTCAKSLDSLVPGGAQPDASLRAAVAVDMELLSRGIRMRSLFQHAARSHRATAVYAATLAGAGGQVRSTSVLPTRMLIYDNCAVLPIDPLETGAGVAIVRDPAVLTFLKQLFEHYWDRALDFADDGQKAGREPTGVEREVLLLMATGKKDEAIAHQMGMSPRSVSRIVARLMERLEAESRFQAGVRAAQSGWLS; from the coding sequence GTGATCCATCCCACGGATTCGATCGCGCGCATCGCGGCCCGCGCCGGCCTCACGCCCGAGGACGTGGCCAACGCCGAGTCCCGGCTCTCCGCACTGGGGCTGCTGCGTCCCTCCCCCAGTGGCGGCCGGGTCGCCATCAGCCCCGAGAGCGCTGCCGACGCGCTGCTCGCGCCGGTGGAGCAGGAGATCATGGAGCGCAGGATCGCCATGGCGGCCACCCGCGCCCGGCTCCACGCCCTGTCCGGCGACTACCTGGAGGCCCGCAGCCTGCGGTCGGTCAAGAGCAGTATCGAGATTGTCGAGGGCCTGGACAACATCCGCGCCGTCATCGAGGATCTGGGCCGCACCTGCGCCAAATCCCTCGACTCGCTGGTGCCGGGCGGCGCCCAGCCCGACGCGTCGCTGCGGGCGGCCGTCGCCGTCGACATGGAACTGCTCTCGCGCGGCATCAGGATGCGCTCCCTGTTCCAGCACGCGGCCAGGAGCCATCGCGCGACCGCCGTCTACGCCGCCACCCTGGCCGGCGCGGGCGGCCAGGTCCGCAGCACCAGCGTCCTGCCGACCCGGATGCTCATCTACGACAACTGCGCCGTCCTGCCCATCGATCCGCTGGAGACGGGGGCGGGCGTGGCGATCGTGCGCGACCCGGCGGTGCTCACGTTCCTCAAGCAGCTCTTCGAGCACTACTGGGACCGCGCGCTGGACTTCGCCGACGACGGGCAGAAGGCCGGCCGTGAACCCACGGGAGTGGAGCGCGAGGTGCTCCTCCTCATGGCGACGGGCAAGAAGGACGAGGCGATAGCGCACCAGATGGGCATGTCACCGCGCTCGGTGAGCCGCATCGTCGCGCGTCTGATGGAGCGCCTTGAGGCGGAGAGCCGCTTCCAGGCCGGTGTGCGGGCCGCGCAGAGCGGCTGGCTGTCCTGA
- a CDS encoding uroporphyrinogen-III synthase codes for MHQQQAPHQAPPGAKPLAGFTVGVTAARRADELGALLRRRGAEVQHAPALRIVPLADDDHLLSATRDLIAHAPDTVVATTAIGFRGWVEAADGWGVGDALLRTLGGAELLARGPKVRGAIRAAGLTEEWSPASESMAEVLQRLLDQGVAGHRIALQLHGEPLPGFIETLRAAGAEVVAVPVYRWMPPEDIGPVDRLIDATLARAVDAVTFTSAPAAASLLRRAEERGVGDGLVDALRRDVLPACVGPVTALPLQDRDIPTQQPERFRLGPLVQLLCAELPARARSLPVAGHRVQIRGHAVVLDDELRPVPPAGIALLRALARRPGWVVSRADLLRALPGAGRDEHAVETAMARLRTALGVPTLIQTVVKRGYRLALDPVPEGQKYGA; via the coding sequence ATGCACCAGCAGCAAGCCCCCCACCAGGCGCCCCCCGGCGCGAAGCCGCTCGCCGGCTTCACCGTCGGCGTCACCGCAGCCCGCCGCGCCGACGAGCTCGGCGCGCTCCTGCGCCGGCGCGGCGCCGAGGTCCAGCACGCGCCGGCGCTGCGCATCGTCCCCCTCGCCGACGACGACCACCTGCTGAGCGCCACCCGCGACCTGATCGCCCACGCCCCCGACACCGTCGTCGCCACCACAGCCATCGGGTTCCGCGGCTGGGTGGAGGCCGCCGACGGCTGGGGCGTGGGCGACGCCCTGCTGCGGACCCTCGGCGGCGCCGAGCTGCTCGCACGCGGCCCCAAGGTCCGCGGCGCCATCCGCGCCGCCGGCCTCACCGAGGAGTGGTCCCCGGCCTCCGAGTCCATGGCCGAGGTGCTGCAGCGCCTCCTCGACCAGGGCGTCGCCGGCCACCGCATCGCCCTCCAGCTGCACGGCGAACCGCTGCCCGGGTTCATCGAGACCCTCCGCGCCGCCGGCGCCGAGGTCGTCGCGGTGCCCGTGTACCGGTGGATGCCGCCCGAGGACATCGGCCCCGTCGACCGCCTGATCGACGCCACCCTCGCCCGCGCCGTCGACGCCGTCACGTTCACCAGCGCGCCGGCCGCCGCGTCCCTGCTGCGCCGCGCCGAGGAGCGCGGCGTCGGGGACGGCCTCGTCGACGCCCTGCGCCGCGACGTCCTCCCCGCCTGCGTCGGCCCGGTCACCGCCCTGCCCCTCCAGGACCGCGACATCCCCACCCAGCAGCCCGAACGCTTCCGGCTCGGCCCTCTCGTCCAGCTCCTGTGCGCCGAGCTGCCCGCCCGCGCCCGCTCGCTGCCGGTCGCCGGGCACCGGGTCCAGATCCGCGGCCACGCCGTCGTCCTCGACGACGAGCTCCGCCCCGTTCCCCCCGCCGGGATCGCCCTGCTCCGCGCGCTGGCACGCCGCCCCGGCTGGGTCGTCTCCCGCGCCGACCTGCTGCGCGCCCTGCCCGGCGCGGGCCGCGACGAGCACGCCGTCGAGACCGCCATGGCACGCCTGCGCACCGCCCTCGGCGTGCCCACGCTCATCCAGACGGTCGTCAAGCGCGGATACCGCCTCGCCCTCGACCCGGTGCCCGAGGGGCAGAAGTACGGCGCGTGA
- the smpB gene encoding SsrA-binding protein SmpB, with protein sequence MAKEKGRKLIAQHKRARHDYHILDTYECGLVLTGTEVKSLRQGRASLVDGFAQIDGGEVWLHNVHIPEYAQGTWTNHSARRRRKLLLHRAEIDKLIGKTQETGVTLVPLALYFVDGRAKIEIALARGKREYDKRQTLREKQDRREADRAISAARRRQRA encoded by the coding sequence ATGGCGAAGGAAAAGGGCCGCAAGCTGATCGCGCAGCACAAGCGCGCGCGGCACGACTATCACATTCTGGATACGTACGAGTGCGGTCTGGTGCTGACCGGTACCGAGGTCAAGTCGCTGCGGCAGGGGCGTGCCTCGCTCGTGGACGGCTTCGCCCAGATCGACGGCGGCGAGGTGTGGCTGCACAACGTCCACATCCCCGAGTACGCCCAGGGCACCTGGACGAACCACAGCGCCCGCCGCAGGCGGAAGCTGCTCCTGCACCGCGCCGAGATCGACAAGCTGATCGGCAAGACGCAGGAGACGGGCGTCACCCTGGTGCCGCTGGCCCTGTACTTCGTGGACGGCCGGGCCAAGATCGAGATCGCCCTCGCGCGCGGCAAGCGCGAGTACGACAAGCGGCAGACGTTGCGGGAGAAGCAGGACCGCCGCGAGGCGGACCGCGCCATCTCCGCCGCCCGGCGGCGCCAGCGCGCCTGA
- a CDS encoding helix-turn-helix transcriptional regulator produces MTSGEGADGERELDADILRVYQLRVTNPTDGLSRLAARAGLTPEEAARAEVRLLALGLLQRSPSGGWVAIDPESAADHLLAPVEQEILEKRIAMAATREQLLALSGDYVEARSLRSIRSSIENVAGIDNIRAVVDDLVRTCAGTLDVLVPGGGQSEAGIRFATPLDLDLLARGVRIRALFQHTARRHRATLQYMRRIASAGAEVRSSSTLPARMQIYDRECAVLPIDQEDTGAGVAIVRDPAILAYVSRVFDQCWADGTDVAEHAETPCVSGPSGTEREVLHLLAEGRTNEEIARLLGLSQRSVSRTVAALMARLDAGNRFQAGAAAVLRGWLD; encoded by the coding sequence ATGACGAGCGGCGAGGGCGCGGACGGCGAACGGGAGCTGGACGCCGACATCCTCCGCGTCTACCAACTGCGTGTCACCAACCCGACGGACGGCCTGTCCCGGCTGGCGGCCCGCGCGGGGCTCACGCCGGAGGAGGCGGCCCGCGCGGAGGTGCGGCTGCTCGCGCTCGGCCTGCTCCAGCGCTCCCCCAGCGGCGGCTGGGTCGCGATCGACCCCGAGTCGGCCGCCGACCACCTCCTCGCCCCGGTCGAGCAGGAGATCCTGGAGAAGCGCATCGCCATGGCGGCGACACGCGAGCAGCTCCTCGCCCTCTCCGGCGACTACGTGGAGGCCCGCAGCCTCCGGTCGATCAGGAGCAGCATCGAGAACGTCGCCGGGATCGACAACATCCGCGCCGTCGTGGACGACCTGGTGCGCACCTGCGCCGGCACGCTCGACGTGCTCGTGCCGGGCGGCGGGCAGAGTGAGGCCGGCATCCGGTTCGCCACCCCGCTCGACCTCGACCTGCTCGCGCGGGGGGTGCGCATCAGGGCGCTGTTCCAGCACACCGCGCGCCGTCACCGCGCGACCCTCCAGTACATGCGGCGCATCGCGTCCGCCGGGGCGGAGGTGCGCTCGAGCAGCACGCTGCCCGCCCGGATGCAGATCTACGACCGCGAGTGCGCCGTCCTGCCGATCGACCAGGAGGACACCGGCGCGGGCGTGGCGATCGTCCGGGATCCGGCGATCCTCGCCTATGTCTCCCGGGTGTTCGACCAGTGCTGGGCGGACGGCACGGACGTCGCCGAGCATGCGGAGACACCGTGCGTCTCCGGTCCGTCCGGTACGGAGCGCGAGGTGCTCCACCTGCTCGCCGAGGGCCGTACGAACGAGGAGATCGCCCGGCTCCTCGGGCTCTCGCAACGCTCCGTGAGCCGTACGGTCGCCGCGCTCATGGCCCGCCTGGACGCCGGCAACCGGTTCCAGGCGGGCGCGGCTGCGGTCCTGCGGGGCTGGCTGGACTGA
- a CDS encoding ATP-grasp domain-containing protein, with amino-acid sequence MTPQAPLAVLLSPRPAVVAAARRAGARTLVLAPDLSAPDMRESAAAADASLTVEWRDHPRLMMAVGHLADLPARAAVLGFAERSALAAARANEALRFPGNPHAAVAYLTDKAALRGKVNQLTGAPVRFERCDRAAHLVPVAERVGFPCVAKPRTGSGGQDVHLLRDAADAALLAAELAPEPALIVEEFLDGPEYSAEALSVAGRHTVLAVTRKHPPSPDGTHAGGYDLPAALDPAAEEDIHRLVTATLTAAGQRSGLSQTEVVRTADGPRLIESHAHPGDPCVAALVRAATGTDLYAVAIAAALGLPAPPPARTDTAARGRCAGVRFPLLPPGLLTAVHGVAEARALPGITEVEITVPEGSHVPETTSRVAGHGRVAAVADTAYELEALLRKAVDTLSPAVAPPPAAPGRAAHPSAPGSGPDPGPAAVKEEEHTAA; translated from the coding sequence ATGACGCCCCAGGCACCCCTGGCGGTACTGCTCAGCCCCCGCCCCGCGGTCGTCGCGGCCGCGCGCCGCGCCGGCGCGCGCACCCTCGTGCTCGCCCCCGACCTGTCGGCCCCGGACATGCGGGAGTCCGCCGCGGCCGCCGACGCGTCACTCACCGTCGAATGGCGCGACCACCCGCGGCTGATGATGGCCGTCGGCCATCTCGCCGACCTGCCGGCCAGAGCCGCCGTCCTCGGCTTCGCCGAACGGTCGGCCCTGGCCGCGGCCCGCGCCAACGAGGCGCTCAGGTTCCCCGGCAACCCCCATGCCGCCGTCGCGTATCTGACGGACAAGGCCGCGCTGCGCGGGAAGGTCAACCAGCTCACCGGTGCCCCCGTCCGGTTCGAGCGGTGCGACCGCGCGGCGCATCTGGTCCCCGTCGCCGAACGCGTCGGCTTCCCCTGCGTGGCCAAGCCACGCACCGGTTCCGGCGGCCAGGACGTCCACCTGCTGCGCGACGCGGCGGACGCGGCGCTCCTGGCCGCCGAACTGGCTCCCGAACCCGCCCTGATCGTCGAGGAGTTCCTCGACGGACCGGAGTACAGCGCGGAGGCGCTCTCGGTGGCGGGCCGGCACACCGTCCTGGCGGTCACCAGGAAACACCCGCCGTCGCCCGACGGCACCCACGCCGGCGGCTACGACCTGCCCGCCGCGCTCGACCCGGCGGCGGAGGAGGACATCCACCGCCTCGTCACCGCCACGCTCACCGCGGCGGGCCAGCGCAGCGGCCTGTCGCAGACCGAGGTCGTCCGCACGGCGGACGGCCCGCGGCTGATCGAGTCCCACGCCCACCCCGGCGACCCGTGCGTCGCCGCGCTGGTGCGCGCCGCCACCGGCACGGACCTGTACGCCGTCGCGATCGCCGCCGCGCTCGGCCTGCCCGCGCCGCCACCGGCGCGGACGGACACCGCCGCGCGGGGCCGCTGCGCCGGCGTACGGTTCCCGCTGCTGCCGCCCGGCCTGCTGACGGCCGTGCACGGCGTGGCGGAGGCCCGCGCCCTGCCCGGGATCACGGAGGTCGAGATCACCGTGCCCGAGGGCAGCCATGTTCCGGAGACCACCAGCCGGGTCGCCGGACATGGGCGGGTCGCCGCCGTCGCCGACACCGCGTACGAGCTGGAGGCCCTGCTGCGCAAGGCCGTCGACACCCTCTCACCGGCCGTCGCGCCGCCGCCCGCGGCGCCCGGCCGGGCGGCTCACCCGTCCGCCCCCGGCAGCGGCCCGGACCCGGGACCCGCCGCCGTGAAGGAGGAGGAGCACACTGCAGCCTGA
- a CDS encoding DUF1015 family protein, with translation MLLPFHGVLTRPPGPPAYWVLERRDAAGAVEQRGIVGALSLHGVETGHVLRHQQVGEPQVSIQARVLRERGGGIEPLLLAAPDFGAFEPCVEQTVRGRPDQELAAPDGGTQLLWACDPGWTADPPALPPVLLADGHHRLEAARRLYRAHPGAVADRLPALVVDHRRYPLRLSATHRVVPGLDLDRALPAATRIARVEERPPGRGTAPRAGTYLLTGGGRAFTLSEISPAALAGRLRALPPEWVELPAAISDHVILPALCEAQGIRPDVRYTAALPGPGEVGLVLPPPTWEQIWAGAASGTGMPPKSTCLGPVPLPGGWGA, from the coding sequence CTGCTCCTCCCCTTCCACGGTGTCCTCACGCGGCCGCCGGGACCGCCCGCCTACTGGGTCCTGGAACGCCGCGACGCCGCCGGCGCCGTCGAACAGCGCGGCATCGTCGGCGCGCTGAGCCTGCACGGCGTCGAGACCGGCCACGTCCTGCGCCACCAGCAGGTCGGCGAGCCGCAGGTGTCCATCCAGGCCCGCGTGCTGCGGGAACGCGGCGGCGGCATCGAACCGCTCCTGCTCGCCGCCCCCGACTTCGGCGCGTTCGAGCCCTGCGTCGAGCAGACGGTGCGCGGCCGCCCCGACCAGGAACTGGCCGCCCCGGACGGGGGCACGCAACTGCTGTGGGCCTGCGACCCGGGGTGGACGGCCGATCCGCCGGCCCTGCCGCCCGTCCTGCTCGCCGACGGACACCACCGCCTGGAGGCCGCCCGCCGCCTGTACCGCGCCCACCCCGGGGCGGTCGCCGACCGGCTGCCCGCGCTCGTCGTGGACCACCGGCGGTACCCCCTCCGGCTGTCCGCCACGCACCGCGTCGTACCCGGGCTCGACCTCGACCGCGCCCTGCCGGCCGCCACGCGCATCGCCCGGGTGGAGGAACGGCCGCCGGGCCGGGGAACGGCGCCGCGGGCCGGGACGTACCTGCTGACCGGGGGCGGCCGGGCGTTCACCCTCTCGGAGATCTCCCCGGCGGCGCTCGCCGGACGGCTGCGCGCCCTGCCGCCGGAATGGGTGGAACTGCCCGCGGCGATCAGCGACCACGTCATCCTGCCCGCGCTCTGCGAGGCCCAGGGCATCCGCCCGGACGTCCGCTACACGGCGGCCCTGCCCGGCCCGGGAGAGGTCGGTCTCGTCCTGCCGCCGCCCACGTGGGAGCAGATCTGGGCGGGCGCCGCGAGCGGCACCGGCATGCCGCCGAAGAGCACCTGCCTCGGCCCCGTCCCGCTGCCCGGCGGCTGGGGCGCCTAG